In a genomic window of Callithrix jacchus isolate 240 chromosome 22, calJac240_pri, whole genome shotgun sequence:
- the IFNL1 gene encoding LOW QUALITY PROTEIN: interferon lambda-1 (The sequence of the model RefSeq protein was modified relative to this genomic sequence to represent the inferred CDS: substituted 1 base at 1 genomic stop codon) yields the protein MAAAWIVVLVTLVLGLAVAGSVSTSKPITTGKGCHIDRYKSLPPQELASFKKARDALEESFKLKDWNCTSPVFPRNWDLRLLQVRERLVALEAELALTLEVLEATADNDTALGDVLDQPLHTLHHILSQLRACVQPQPTAGPRPQGRLHHWLHRLQDAPKKESPGCLEASVTFNLFRLLTRDLHCVASGDLXLRTSTHPEST from the exons ATGGCTGCAGCTTGGATCGTGGTGCTGGTGACTTTGGTGCTAGGTTTGGCTGTGGCAGGCTCTGTCTCCACTTCCAAGCCCATCACTACTGGGAAGGGCTGCCACATTGACAGGTACAAATCTCTGCCACCGCAGGAGCTAGCGAGCTTCAAGAAGGCCAGGGATGCCTTG GAAGAGTCATTCAAGCTGAAAGACTGGAATTGCACCTCTCCTGTCTTCCCCAGGAATTGGGACCTGCGGCTGCTCCAG GTGAGGGAGCGCCTCGTGGCCTTGGAGGCTGAGCTGGCCCTGACACTGGAAGTTCTGGAGGCCACTGCTGACAATGACACGGCCTTGGGGGACGTCCTGGACCAGCCTCTTCACACCCTGCACCACATCCTCTCCCAGCTCCGGGCCTGT GTCCAGCCTCAGCCCACGGCAGGGCCCAGGCCCCAGGGTCGCCTCCACCATTGGCTGCACCGGCTCCAGGATGCCCCGAAAAAG GAGTCCCCTGGCTGCCTCGAGGCCTCTGTCACCTTCAACCTCTTCCGGCTCCTCACACGGGACCTGCATTGTGTCGCCAGTGGTGACCTGTGACTGAGAACCTCGACCCACCCCGAGTCCACCTGA